In a single window of the Paenibacillus sp. MMS20-IR301 genome:
- a CDS encoding glycosyl hydrolase family 65 protein, whose product MNENNLWCLKEDGYQASLHKHYEGLFTQGNGYMHIRGSFEEGCSDAPQDEEYLRFPDNVTLEKPRHLKSKQGTYIPGIVAQHPLLKEEIVNLPYILGFEFQAAGGRLDMDRSRISGYSRWLDLRDGSLHRSFIWETAEGMQLKCTFGRYLSMADTHLCIQEVQLEVLAGGGRLEVAAALRADVRTNGMNHFAQIIPAAQAEGSLSLETLTAGGNQIIMLSALEASRAVVWHEENTPERAALRGEFVLAAGDRLTLSKLTAVTTDRDMEEGGAGSRAQAQLKLARELGREQLYERHAAGWKRKWQAADMVIKGDDHAQLSVRASLYHLIRANAEQDARVAICAKGYAGEAYFGRYFWDTEINLLPFFLHTNPQAARNLVLFRYHTLDGARRNAQQYGYRGARYAWESSLGGEEQCANWQYADHEVHITADVVYALYHYVRATGDEEFLGQYGIDILVETARYWCDRVDWNKEGFCELLGVMGPDEYLPLTRNNAFTNRMVKFSLEQTASCLDSLQENQPERYAAAAERLNIGTEERELFLHTAEKLRLPYDSGTDIVPQSDDFAQYADLDFDRIWTDRSRPFGHFISQERNYRSKALKQADVLELMLLFPQEFSGEQLKAAYEYYEPLTTHDSSLSVAVHGIIASWLDRKETAAAFLQRVMAIDLSAEKKGAAEGIHIANCGGLWQLIVYGFAGLGSAMWTGEIQLAPRLPAGWEELSFPLAWRGERYRITVHPDSYEVCKLNGGDDAANTTL is encoded by the coding sequence ATGAATGAGAATAACTTGTGGTGCCTGAAGGAAGATGGCTATCAGGCCTCACTGCATAAGCATTACGAGGGGTTGTTCACCCAGGGAAACGGCTACATGCATATCCGCGGAAGCTTTGAGGAGGGATGCAGCGATGCGCCCCAGGATGAGGAATACCTGCGTTTCCCGGATAATGTCACGCTGGAGAAGCCGCGGCATCTGAAGTCCAAGCAGGGAACCTATATTCCGGGCATTGTAGCGCAGCATCCGCTGCTGAAGGAGGAGATTGTCAATCTCCCTTATATTCTCGGATTTGAGTTCCAGGCTGCGGGCGGGCGGCTGGATATGGACCGCTCGCGGATCAGCGGCTATTCACGCTGGCTGGATCTGCGGGACGGCAGTCTTCACCGCTCCTTCATCTGGGAGACGGCAGAGGGAATGCAGCTGAAGTGTACCTTCGGGCGCTACTTGAGCATGGCGGATACGCATCTGTGCATCCAGGAGGTGCAGCTTGAGGTGCTGGCCGGCGGAGGAAGGCTTGAGGTGGCCGCCGCCCTCCGGGCGGATGTGCGGACTAACGGGATGAATCACTTCGCGCAGATTATTCCTGCAGCGCAAGCGGAGGGCAGCCTGTCACTTGAGACGCTGACGGCAGGGGGCAATCAGATCATCATGCTTTCTGCGCTGGAAGCCTCCCGTGCGGTAGTATGGCATGAAGAGAATACCCCTGAGAGAGCTGCGCTTCGCGGGGAGTTCGTGCTTGCGGCCGGGGACCGGCTGACGCTCAGCAAGCTGACTGCGGTGACAACAGACCGCGATATGGAGGAAGGCGGAGCCGGCAGCCGGGCGCAGGCGCAGCTGAAGCTGGCGCGCGAATTAGGCCGGGAGCAGCTGTATGAGCGGCATGCGGCGGGCTGGAAACGCAAGTGGCAGGCGGCGGATATGGTCATCAAGGGTGATGACCACGCCCAGCTCAGCGTCCGCGCTTCACTCTATCATCTGATCCGCGCGAATGCGGAGCAGGACGCCCGGGTTGCGATCTGTGCCAAGGGTTATGCCGGCGAGGCTTATTTCGGCAGATATTTCTGGGATACAGAGATTAACCTGCTGCCGTTCTTCCTGCATACCAATCCGCAGGCTGCGCGGAATCTCGTGCTGTTCCGCTACCATACGCTGGACGGAGCACGGCGCAATGCGCAGCAATATGGATACCGGGGAGCACGGTATGCCTGGGAATCCTCATTAGGCGGCGAAGAGCAATGTGCCAACTGGCAGTATGCCGATCATGAAGTTCATATAACAGCGGATGTAGTGTATGCACTGTATCATTACGTGCGGGCTACAGGGGATGAGGAATTCCTTGGGCAATACGGCATTGATATTCTGGTGGAGACCGCCCGCTACTGGTGTGACCGGGTGGACTGGAATAAGGAAGGGTTCTGCGAGCTGCTTGGCGTCATGGGGCCGGATGAATATTTGCCGCTCACCCGGAACAATGCCTTCACGAACCGGATGGTCAAATTCAGCCTGGAGCAGACTGCCAGCTGTCTGGACAGCCTGCAGGAGAATCAGCCGGAGCGTTATGCGGCTGCGGCTGAGCGGCTGAATATCGGTACTGAGGAGCGGGAGCTCTTCTTACACACGGCAGAGAAGCTAAGGCTGCCTTATGACAGCGGGACGGACATTGTTCCGCAATCCGATGATTTTGCCCAGTATGCGGATCTGGATTTCGACCGCATCTGGACCGACAGATCCAGACCCTTCGGCCATTTCATCTCCCAGGAGCGCAATTACCGCTCCAAGGCGCTGAAGCAGGCCGATGTCCTGGAACTCATGCTGCTGTTCCCGCAGGAATTCTCCGGGGAGCAGCTGAAGGCGGCTTATGAGTATTACGAGCCGCTCACAACGCATGATTCTTCCCTGTCCGTTGCCGTGCACGGCATTATCGCCTCCTGGCTGGACCGGAAGGAGACTGCGGCAGCGTTCCTGCAGCGGGTGATGGCGATTGATCTCTCGGCGGAGAAGAAAGGCGCTGCTGAAGGAATTCATATCGCCAATTGCGGCGGCCTGTGGCAGCTAATCGTATACGGATTCGCCGGTCTTGGCAGTGCAATGTGGACCGGGGAGATTCAGCTGGCGCCCCGGCTGCCTGCGGGCTGGGAGGAGCTGAGCTTCCCGCTGGCCTGGCGGGGGGAACGTTACCGGATTACGGTTCATCCGGATTCTTATGAGGTGTGTAAGCTGAATGGAGGGGACGATGCTGCGAACACAACCCTTTGA
- the pgmB gene encoding beta-phosphoglucomutase gives MLRTQPFEAAIFDLDGVIVDTAKYHYQAWRRLAGELGFGFSESANEQLKGVSRMDSLELLLRSGGVTGLTPEQKEELASRKNEWYKELLETLTPGDVLPGVSSFLSHLRSKGIRTAIASASRNAPLILEKVKIRAMFDAVVDGNSIAKAKPDPEVFLQAARLLGAAPENCYVFEDAEAGVEGAIRAGMRVAGIGDGQLLARAHLTVTSFEQLEPVFLLGQIGAAGRREEGSGRDE, from the coding sequence ATGCTGCGAACACAACCCTTTGAGGCGGCTATCTTCGATCTGGATGGCGTCATTGTCGATACCGCGAAATATCATTATCAAGCCTGGAGGCGTCTTGCCGGAGAGCTCGGCTTCGGGTTCAGCGAAAGCGCCAATGAGCAGCTGAAGGGTGTCAGCCGGATGGACTCGCTTGAGCTTCTGCTGCGCTCCGGCGGAGTAACCGGTTTGACTCCGGAACAGAAGGAGGAGCTGGCTTCCCGCAAAAACGAATGGTACAAGGAGCTGCTTGAGACGCTTACACCGGGCGACGTCTTGCCCGGTGTAAGCAGCTTTCTAAGTCATCTGCGCTCAAAGGGAATCCGGACAGCAATTGCCTCTGCCAGCAGGAACGCTCCGCTCATTCTGGAGAAGGTGAAGATCCGGGCGATGTTCGATGCCGTGGTGGACGGGAACAGCATTGCGAAGGCGAAGCCGGACCCGGAGGTCTTCCTGCAGGCCGCCCGGCTGCTCGGCGCTGCTCCGGAGAACTGTTATGTCTTTGAAGATGCGGAAGCCGGTGTAGAAGGCGCGATCCGGGCCGGCATGCGTGTTGCCGGCATCGGAGACGGGCAGCTGCTTGCCCGGGCCCATCTTACCGTCACCAGCTTTGAACAGCTGGAGCCCGTATTCCTGCTGGGGCAGATCGGTGCAGCCGGCCGGAGAGAAGAGGGGAGCGGGCGGGATGAGTGA
- a CDS encoding DUF4432 family protein has translation MSDERADKERTSGEGISELTLAQLQPDVPQPLPEGGYVTLTLLTDPFGLQLHQLTVSGGRLVITVILERGMDIGEIRLDGEKISWERDERYLLHPEQVDLADNEHSGWDSGFYAAVAAIGPEIFGTPDELRTVHGTGSYSPALPESVRLSWDDRQICLEGNVPVRGYGPQPVYDKIIRIVTRPGAATLLREDTVRNLTDSAQPVDDGYHIQLAGPFMSEGGSYVLPVLPETMLLRDSAPPEADPLAVYDTGTKLDPIRCYQYVPERVEGLADLPQVRDYHVAIGGEHELTAEMLVNTGQDAAAYVIRSLQDYPRSLIAKRAITDRMYALEPCKTRPNSLKQKTIDGETVYLAPHGQSTGWIIIGASRDPQEIAALTQMIRSAAK, from the coding sequence ATGAGTGATGAGCGGGCTGACAAGGAGCGGACAAGCGGAGAAGGGATAAGCGAATTGACGCTGGCGCAGCTGCAGCCGGATGTTCCGCAGCCGCTGCCGGAAGGCGGCTATGTTACATTGACGCTGCTTACAGATCCCTTCGGCTTGCAACTGCACCAGCTGACTGTATCAGGTGGCCGGCTGGTCATTACCGTGATTCTGGAGCGGGGGATGGACATCGGGGAAATCCGGCTGGACGGCGAGAAGATCAGTTGGGAGCGTGATGAGCGTTATCTGCTGCATCCGGAGCAGGTGGATTTGGCCGACAACGAGCATTCCGGCTGGGATTCAGGCTTCTATGCGGCGGTAGCGGCCATAGGCCCTGAAATCTTCGGCACCCCGGATGAGCTCAGAACCGTCCACGGGACCGGGTCTTACTCCCCGGCCTTGCCGGAGTCGGTGCGGCTGAGCTGGGATGACCGGCAGATTTGCCTGGAGGGCAATGTTCCGGTCAGAGGTTACGGGCCGCAGCCTGTGTACGACAAAATCATCCGGATCGTAACCCGTCCCGGGGCAGCCACGCTGCTCCGGGAGGATACGGTGCGGAATTTGACGGATAGCGCCCAGCCGGTGGATGACGGATACCATATCCAGCTGGCAGGGCCTTTCATGTCGGAGGGCGGAAGCTATGTCCTGCCGGTCTTGCCGGAGACTATGCTGCTCCGTGATTCGGCTCCGCCGGAGGCAGACCCGCTAGCCGTCTATGATACGGGCACGAAGCTGGACCCGATCCGCTGCTATCAGTATGTTCCTGAACGGGTAGAAGGACTTGCGGATCTGCCGCAGGTCCGTGATTACCACGTTGCTATTGGCGGGGAGCATGAGCTGACGGCCGAAATGCTGGTGAACACAGGCCAAGACGCCGCTGCCTATGTCATTCGCTCGCTGCAGGATTATCCCCGGTCCCTGATCGCCAAGCGGGCCATCACGGACCGGATGTATGCGCTGGAGCCTTGTAAGACAAGGCCCAATTCCCTGAAGCAAAAGACGATCGACGGCGAAACTGTCTATCTCGCACCCCATGGCCAAAGTACAGGCTGGATCATCATCGGGGCATCGCGTGATCCGCAGGAAATAGCCGCCCTTACGCAGATGATCCGCAGTGCGGCTAAGTAA
- a CDS encoding CBM35 domain-containing protein, giving the protein MSGISFAEVTSNYVNPLMGGADPTIARAADGYYYSASSGDNNITLKRHETILGVSTAKSKVVWKKPANFGYVWGPYIYRLEGKWYLYFASGPEDSFGYGHPSSYVLENPSPDPFEGTWTLKGESSNEDSDGQVTAKQGLLNTEGFGLACGIVSIKGETYFTYTKYYYFEDPKNPGATKFDESPTIVKMKNPWTLEGPEGMVATPVYDWEKHGDNINEGAAVVERNGKIYFAYSASSFMNDNYSVGVSVADAASDVMDAKSWVKHPEPAMTRSDENSSYGPGSPLFLKSEDNTEDWILYHGIPTHGQGGGNRGIRAQRIHWDDNDFINLGIPSNPGTVLNRPSGEEKSEIYEAEDAKVSGVSRITGKSAYASGSIYEKFNNSSENDYIEFTVNTGTEGTYSLDFRYNNNTTDAVAMKLGVNQEADRELIFASNAGFEANFDLKSAYNIKLNAGSNTIRLSGKSALALDAMIIKRSTLYEAENAVLTGNAKADNDHPGYSGTGFAGGLWTSGSAVSFKVNAPAAGSYSVNLGYSLGFDDDRTLSMYVNGQKIKQVDFFSLKSWDSWADRYDNVFLQEGENTITYKYDAGNTGNVNLDYITVTEATTWHYGAEDAKLSGAGDTAVEYTKDAGNLGTGYVSGLSAADSSVEFAVNVENAASYDVKLRYAKEAAGSIFGLYLNGTYVKSITLPATGGLTVWKEQLETLSLQAGNNTITYKNETGHSGIINIDSIHLNKRTPWRYQAEDSARAGSLQIGKDHLWYEGNGFVGGFEKTGDSLKFKVNVPNTAAYTSTLRYSGQQSANITMSMYINGQRVKQVSLLPTKDWDTWNNSTELVNLNAGNNVIEFVREQGDTGRFNIDSLTIDQASGGFMSSIAGKITPEKMLKIQPKHSGKALDVDKVSSSPLAVINQWSNGDGNNQLWRFLDLGTGYYQIQSVQSGHVLDILPGSAIQQLCQNKQATGTIPDTQQWKLEQDGSYYTIVNKSNNKVITVEGASKNDGATVRLADDQGLDNQRMKIEIRNLSNSEISALTHYNITFEADGGSPAQTVIQAVYGQKLTAPEVAKKGYTLEGWYNGAAKWDFAAQTVPGALTLTAKWTLKTLAVQIVSEGSLREGTEGVLRAAAQGEGILSYTWYADKGAGYGEPVGSGDTLILPELATAMSGYRYKAVVTDESGVTGEQEYTLQVIPAEAEWITPAFTADLPSALETVEGEPVTLLVDTTGDIASINWEMKQAGGSTWQPVASVTGAVYRFTPLIEDNGTAYRVVLTGKAEASPEVITGTELLLKVYPAHELPAVQSFTVTAHPVTEGAPVTFNVVASSVYGELSYRWLKDGLVLDGATGSSLILEKAALADAGAYKAEVSNTRLIGGLAYKDTVNTEPLELTVNRQPVVPTNPPVTPTDPPATPRPAATPVPSATPVPNATAKPAVAAITAAQLSGPAVNGVVTVQVGQAAAVELPVNAGELLGTHSLSVQGDGISLVLAPDMLKQLAGSVTAAASGGAKIVLRAEFKALAQAALKTEAGVALKGKLLDYDLSLILADGTVHRAEKTAAPVALSWLADEGLNQRLLGLYRVGSDGTLTYLGGAAEAGKLNAKLDGSGTYALLEYSKQFSDVPAAHWAFDALRALSAKHLIKGISEQAYQPGRNITRAEFVQLIAGALQLSGSGQTAFADVPAEAWYAGAVSGMVEAGLITGRSSGSFQPAAPISREEMTVILMRAYRLQQGSAPEAPASLDMKDASDISSWAAEDVAAAAALGFVNGRADGSFAPQASATRAEAAQILMNYLR; this is encoded by the coding sequence ATGTCAGGCATCTCTTTTGCAGAGGTCACCTCTAACTACGTCAACCCGCTTATGGGCGGGGCCGACCCTACGATTGCCAGGGCTGCGGACGGCTACTACTATTCTGCTTCTTCCGGAGATAATAACATTACCTTGAAGCGGCACGAGACGATTCTCGGAGTATCCACAGCCAAGAGCAAAGTCGTCTGGAAGAAGCCTGCTAATTTCGGCTATGTGTGGGGCCCTTATATTTACAGGCTGGAAGGCAAATGGTACCTGTATTTCGCCTCCGGCCCGGAGGACAGCTTCGGTTACGGGCATCCAAGCTCCTACGTTCTGGAGAATCCCTCGCCCGATCCTTTTGAAGGCACGTGGACGCTGAAGGGGGAATCCTCTAATGAGGACAGCGACGGACAGGTTACTGCCAAGCAGGGGCTGCTGAATACGGAGGGCTTCGGTTTAGCCTGCGGGATTGTGTCCATCAAAGGAGAAACCTACTTCACCTACACGAAATACTATTATTTCGAGGACCCCAAGAATCCGGGGGCTACGAAATTTGATGAGAGCCCGACGATTGTCAAAATGAAGAACCCGTGGACCCTGGAAGGTCCTGAAGGTATGGTGGCTACGCCGGTATACGACTGGGAAAAGCACGGCGACAATATCAACGAAGGCGCTGCGGTGGTTGAGCGGAACGGCAAAATCTATTTCGCGTACTCGGCAAGCAGCTTCATGAATGATAACTATTCAGTAGGCGTATCCGTAGCGGATGCCGCTTCTGATGTGATGGATGCCAAGTCATGGGTCAAGCATCCGGAGCCGGCGATGACCAGATCCGATGAGAACAGCTCGTATGGACCGGGCTCACCGCTGTTCCTGAAGTCTGAGGACAACACCGAGGATTGGATTCTCTATCACGGTATACCGACCCATGGACAAGGCGGCGGCAACAGAGGCATCCGGGCGCAGCGGATCCATTGGGATGATAATGATTTCATCAATCTCGGCATCCCTTCTAACCCCGGTACGGTCCTGAACAGACCATCCGGAGAGGAAAAAAGCGAAATCTATGAAGCCGAGGACGCAAAGGTATCCGGCGTTTCCAGAATTACCGGAAAAAGCGCTTATGCCTCAGGCAGCATATATGAGAAATTCAATAACAGCAGCGAAAATGACTATATTGAGTTTACGGTTAATACCGGCACTGAGGGCACCTATTCCCTGGATTTCAGATACAACAACAATACAACGGATGCAGTGGCTATGAAATTAGGCGTTAACCAGGAGGCTGACCGGGAGCTGATCTTCGCCTCCAATGCAGGCTTCGAAGCAAACTTTGATCTGAAGTCCGCTTATAACATCAAGCTTAACGCAGGCAGCAATACGATCCGCCTGTCCGGCAAGAGCGCATTGGCGCTGGATGCCATGATTATCAAGCGAAGCACTCTGTACGAAGCAGAAAATGCCGTGCTGACGGGAAATGCCAAGGCCGACAACGACCACCCGGGTTACAGCGGAACCGGATTTGCCGGCGGGCTGTGGACTTCGGGTTCTGCGGTCAGCTTCAAGGTAAATGCTCCGGCTGCAGGCAGCTATTCGGTGAATCTGGGCTACAGCCTCGGATTCGATGATGACCGGACCCTGAGCATGTATGTAAACGGGCAAAAGATTAAGCAGGTCGACTTCTTCAGCCTGAAAAGCTGGGACAGCTGGGCTGACCGGTATGATAATGTTTTCCTGCAGGAAGGGGAAAATACGATCACGTATAAATACGACGCCGGCAACACCGGTAATGTCAATCTGGACTATATCACCGTGACCGAAGCCACCACCTGGCATTACGGGGCCGAGGACGCAAAGCTGTCCGGCGCAGGTGATACTGCGGTTGAGTATACCAAAGACGCCGGCAACCTGGGCACAGGTTATGTAAGCGGGCTGTCGGCAGCAGACTCCTCCGTAGAGTTCGCTGTTAACGTGGAGAATGCAGCATCTTATGATGTAAAGCTGAGATATGCCAAGGAAGCTGCCGGCTCAATCTTTGGCCTGTATTTGAACGGTACCTATGTTAAAAGCATAACCCTCCCTGCTACCGGCGGGCTTACGGTCTGGAAGGAGCAACTGGAGACATTAAGCCTGCAGGCAGGCAACAATACGATTACTTATAAAAATGAAACCGGTCATTCCGGCATCATAAATATCGACAGCATTCATTTGAACAAACGGACACCTTGGAGATATCAGGCAGAGGATTCCGCCCGGGCAGGCAGTCTGCAAATCGGGAAAGATCATTTATGGTATGAAGGCAACGGCTTTGTAGGCGGATTTGAGAAAACTGGCGATTCGCTGAAGTTCAAGGTTAACGTTCCGAATACCGCTGCCTATACCTCAACCCTGCGGTATTCCGGCCAGCAGAGCGCCAATATAACCATGTCAATGTACATCAACGGCCAGAGGGTGAAGCAAGTATCCCTGCTGCCGACAAAGGACTGGGATACATGGAACAACAGTACCGAGCTGGTGAACCTGAATGCCGGAAATAATGTCATTGAATTCGTCCGTGAGCAAGGGGATACCGGAAGATTCAATATCGACAGCCTCACCATTGATCAGGCCAGCGGCGGCTTCATGAGCTCGATTGCCGGGAAGATCACTCCGGAGAAAATGCTCAAAATCCAGCCGAAGCACAGCGGAAAGGCCTTGGACGTAGACAAGGTATCAAGCAGTCCGCTGGCGGTCATTAACCAGTGGTCGAACGGCGACGGCAATAATCAGCTGTGGCGGTTCCTGGATCTGGGCACAGGCTATTACCAGATTCAGTCCGTTCAGAGCGGGCATGTGCTCGACATTCTCCCTGGTTCAGCCATACAGCAGCTTTGCCAGAACAAGCAGGCTACCGGAACTATACCGGATACTCAGCAGTGGAAGCTGGAGCAGGACGGCAGTTACTATACGATTGTTAACAAAAGCAATAATAAGGTCATCACTGTAGAAGGCGCATCCAAAAACGATGGGGCCACGGTGAGACTGGCTGATGACCAGGGACTGGATAATCAGCGCATGAAAATCGAAATCCGCAATCTCAGCAACAGCGAGATCAGCGCATTGACGCACTATAACATCACTTTCGAGGCCGATGGCGGAAGCCCGGCGCAGACGGTCATCCAGGCTGTATACGGCCAGAAGCTGACCGCTCCGGAGGTAGCCAAGAAAGGTTATACGCTGGAGGGCTGGTACAATGGTGCAGCAAAATGGGATTTTGCCGCCCAGACCGTGCCCGGCGCATTAACACTGACTGCGAAATGGACACTTAAGACACTGGCAGTACAGATCGTCAGTGAAGGCTCGCTGCGTGAAGGAACCGAAGGCGTGCTCCGCGCTGCTGCTCAGGGTGAAGGTATCTTGTCCTACACCTGGTATGCGGATAAGGGAGCAGGCTACGGCGAACCGGTGGGTTCGGGCGACACGCTAATCCTGCCGGAGCTGGCCACAGCAATGAGCGGCTACCGTTATAAGGCCGTCGTTACTGACGAAAGCGGCGTAACCGGCGAACAGGAATATACGCTGCAAGTCATTCCGGCTGAAGCCGAATGGATCACGCCTGCCTTCACGGCAGATCTGCCGTCTGCACTTGAGACTGTGGAAGGCGAACCCGTAACCCTTCTGGTTGATACGACAGGGGACATTGCGTCCATCAACTGGGAAATGAAACAAGCCGGCGGCAGCACCTGGCAGCCGGTAGCCAGTGTTACTGGTGCCGTATACCGGTTCACACCGCTAATTGAAGATAACGGGACCGCCTACCGCGTTGTACTGACCGGCAAAGCTGAGGCGAGCCCGGAAGTCATTACCGGAACGGAGCTGCTGCTCAAGGTCTATCCGGCCCATGAGCTTCCGGCTGTCCAGTCGTTCACGGTGACGGCCCATCCGGTAACAGAAGGTGCTCCAGTAACCTTTAATGTGGTAGCAAGCTCCGTGTATGGAGAACTCAGCTACCGCTGGCTGAAGGACGGTCTTGTCCTGGACGGCGCCACCGGCAGCAGCCTGATTTTGGAGAAGGCCGCGCTGGCTGATGCGGGTGCCTATAAGGCAGAAGTAAGCAACACCCGTCTGATCGGCGGCCTTGCATACAAGGATACGGTTAATACGGAGCCGCTTGAGCTTACCGTGAACCGCCAGCCGGTTGTACCTACGAACCCGCCGGTGACACCGACTGATCCGCCGGCAACACCGCGTCCGGCAGCAACACCAGTGCCAAGTGCAACGCCAGTGCCAAATGCGACTGCCAAGCCTGCGGTGGCAGCTATTACAGCGGCTCAGCTGAGCGGTCCTGCGGTAAATGGAGTCGTTACCGTGCAGGTAGGGCAAGCAGCTGCAGTTGAGCTTCCGGTGAATGCCGGGGAGCTGCTCGGCACCCATTCCCTGTCTGTACAGGGAGACGGAATCTCACTTGTACTGGCACCGGATATGCTGAAGCAACTGGCCGGAAGCGTTACTGCTGCAGCATCCGGCGGTGCAAAAATTGTACTCAGGGCAGAGTTCAAAGCGCTGGCGCAAGCTGCACTGAAGACCGAAGCCGGTGTAGCCCTGAAGGGCAAGCTGCTGGATTATGATCTCAGCCTGATCCTGGCGGACGGAACCGTCCACCGTGCAGAGAAGACTGCTGCACCAGTGGCCTTAAGCTGGCTGGCCGATGAAGGGCTTAACCAGCGACTGCTCGGCCTGTACCGGGTAGGCAGTGACGGCACGCTCACTTACCTGGGCGGAGCAGCTGAAGCGGGCAAGCTGAATGCGAAGCTTGACGGCAGCGGCACATACGCGCTGCTTGAGTACTCCAAGCAATTCAGCGACGTGCCAGCCGCGCACTGGGCCTTCGACGCCTTGCGCGCGCTGTCAGCGAAGCACCTGATCAAAGGCATTTCCGAGCAGGCTTATCAGCCGGGCCGGAATATTACCAGAGCAGAATTCGTGCAGCTGATCGCAGGCGCACTGCAGTTAAGCGGCAGCGGACAGACCGCCTTCGCCGATGTTCCGGCGGAGGCCTGGTACGCCGGCGCCGTGTCCGGCATGGTGGAAGCCGGCCTGATTACCGGCCGTTCCTCCGGCTCCTTCCAGCCGGCTGCTCCGATCAGCCGGGAAGAGATGACCGTCATTCTGATGCGGGCTTACCGTCTGCAGCAGGGTTCAGCGCCGGAAGCACCGGCCAGCCTGGACATGAAGGATGCTTCAGACATTTCTAGCTGGGCAGCAGAAGATGTAGCAGCAGCGGCAGCGCTCGGCTTCGTGAACGGACGGGCCGATGGCTCCTTCGCTCCGCAGGCTTCCGCCACCCGCGCAGAAGCTGCACAGATTCTGATGAACTATTTGCGGTAA
- a CDS encoding MaoC family dehydratase: protein MKYHEFSIGQVFKTKSLRITHENIKSFAAEYDPQYMHLDEEKAGQGRFNGIIASGIQTLAVSFKLWVETGSYGEDVIAGTAMNHIKFIKPVFPGDELHCVIEVIGLSSKKNETGLVTVSLSTFNQADEKVFAGELTVLVNKQQQV from the coding sequence ATGAAGTATCATGAATTTAGTATCGGACAGGTCTTTAAGACCAAATCTCTAAGGATAACCCATGAGAATATTAAGAGCTTTGCGGCTGAGTATGACCCGCAGTATATGCATCTGGATGAAGAGAAGGCCGGACAGGGCAGATTCAACGGCATTATTGCCTCCGGGATTCAGACGCTGGCGGTCTCGTTCAAGCTCTGGGTAGAGACTGGGAGTTATGGCGAGGATGTTATTGCCGGCACAGCGATGAATCATATTAAATTTATTAAGCCCGTATTTCCGGGAGATGAGCTGCATTGTGTTATCGAAGTCATCGGTCTGAGCAGCAAGAAGAATGAGACGGGACTGGTTACCGTGTCGCTCTCAACCTTCAACCAGGCGGATGAGAAAGTGTTTGCCGGGGAATTAACGGTGCTAGTTAACAAACAGCAGCAAGTTTAG
- a CDS encoding lmo0937 family membrane protein, with translation MLWGLIGLVVVAWLLGFIFDVMGNLIHLLLFVAAVLFVVNLFRGRSRG, from the coding sequence ATGCTGTGGGGATTAATCGGACTCGTTGTTGTGGCTTGGCTGCTCGGATTTATCTTTGATGTGATGGGCAATTTAATTCATTTGTTGCTGTTTGTCGCCGCGGTCCTGTTCGTGGTCAATCTGTTCCGGGGACGTTCCCGGGGTTAG
- a CDS encoding 5' nucleotidase, NT5C type has protein sequence MSKPIIAVDMDDTICHLVKRAIYHNNIEFPTHPLRYEDMIDWNTDHLRHPDSTMDLFFGRPGLYEELELFDEYVVEEMEKLHNAYDVIIVTAAVPKTVLEKWNWLQKHMPYIPAENFFTAKRKQLLGFDLLIDDGPHNLLPAVQAGRKVLCIPHPWNLRAREEYAFPLMTSWQGAKERVDEILQGRRSRLAF, from the coding sequence ATGAGTAAACCAATTATCGCTGTCGATATGGACGATACAATCTGCCATCTCGTCAAACGTGCGATCTACCACAACAACATTGAGTTTCCTACGCATCCGCTTCGTTACGAAGATATGATCGACTGGAATACGGATCATCTGCGCCACCCGGACAGTACCATGGACCTGTTCTTTGGCCGGCCCGGCCTGTACGAGGAGCTTGAGCTGTTCGATGAATATGTCGTTGAAGAGATGGAGAAGCTTCATAACGCCTATGATGTCATTATTGTAACGGCTGCTGTACCCAAAACGGTGCTGGAGAAATGGAACTGGCTGCAAAAGCATATGCCGTACATCCCGGCAGAGAATTTCTTCACCGCGAAGCGGAAGCAGCTGCTCGGCTTCGATCTGCTGATCGATGACGGCCCGCATAATCTGCTGCCCGCCGTCCAGGCGGGGCGGAAGGTGCTCTGTATTCCGCATCCCTGGAACCTGAGAGCCAGGGAGGAATATGCGTTTCCGCTGATGACCTCCTGGCAGGGTGCGAAGGAGCGGGTGGATGAGATTTTGCAGGGCCGGCGTAGCCGCTTGGCCTTCTAG